The nucleotide sequence TTGTAAAACGTTCATTTAATGTGACTCCTGCTGATTTGAAGTAATGCTCTGTTGATGtcaaaaagaagaaatatgacCTTGTTAGATATGTACGATGGAATAGAGTGCAAGAAATCCCCATACCTTAAAGAACATGTACCACCTGATAGATAAGGATCATATACTCAACATCATCCAAGCAAAATTGGTCACTAAATGCAGTTTCTCACATTGCATCTGTTTGTATATCACATTCGAAAAACCATCCTGAAGCAATTTTCATGAATACCTAAAACGTCCTTTAATGTTGCCATTTCCAAGTTTCTGAATCATCACATCACAAGAGATACACATTTATTCCAATAGTCTCAGCTTCATCGCTGCAAGGAATTCATTGCAACGGAAAGACTGGAACTTGTTTCCAAGAGGCTCCTGAAGCTTCTTTGTAGGTGGCTTGAGTGCAACACTGACCAGGTTTTCTTGACCGGGCATTCACTTCTACGTGCTCATAGAATAAGATGTCCTACTTACTTTAAAACCTATTTGGTTTTCAGTCAAAGATTATCATTGAAAGACAAATTACAAAACAATCATGGTTAAATAACTGGTACAACTGCTGGCTATCTGATCTTCCACGAACATTGAAAGGAAGATGAAAGGAAACAGAAACACTTTTTCTCTGCTCCATCTTCCCTCATGATTACCCTTTTACTTTCCCAAGTTTCGATATCTTTACATTAAGTTGAACTTCATATTCCTATTCACTTGCATTTTATTTGTTCTTGCTTATGCATTCAGTTTCATAGACTTAAATCCCTTTCAGCTTTCATCAACTCTGCttatgatgaccagagggcgcagATTCTTGCAGATATAAAAAATTATTAGACTACCTTGAAGCCGAGCAGAACAGACTGTAGTGACAGCATTCAGTGGAAATACTGTCAGTTAAAATTACTTTCACCCAATAGTAATCGTGCAGTAGATTAAGGGTTGAACCATCCACTGAGGGGAAATCACATTTTGGATTTcttgaaggtctgtattcagaatATTCACTGTAACGTAGATGCTGTTACTTTAATAAAGGATCTGTCATCGATGAGAGCATCTAGCAATCTCAGCCAGGCGATAAGGctgcaaatctcctttaaatacTTAACTCTTTGGTAGTTATCACCACAATGAACAATTTAGCTATAGTGATGAAGCAGTAAGATGCCATGAATTCAGTCAGTAGCCAAAGTTACCCGCACCATCTTATCCTATAACAAGATGCCATGAAATGTCCTGCAAAGCTCCAGAGTTATTATGTTCCAGATATAAATCACTAGGTGGTAAAAGCTTATGCCACACGTGACTTGATTTCCAGTCATATCTATACACAAACAGGAAAATAAGTAGAGACACGTTAACCATCAGTTCCAGATACCCAATTCCCAACCTTTTTGGGCAAAAAGCAGCACCACAATAACTACATACGACAAATCTAAAACACATAGAGACTGCTATAAACAGTATTTAAAAGGAATTATTTTTCTGCGTCAGACAGCCAATAAAAGGACCTCTCCAAAATATCATCTGGAAATTGTTCGTATGAAGCTGCCAAACATAGTGAATGTTTCAAAGTTAAAACAGTATTAAGGATTAAATAGGATTATTGGTTTTTTAGCACAAATTTATTTATGGTATTGATGCCCAAAAATTGTACTTTTGAACATCGGACCATAAACTATACTTCCAAATGTCAAGGAAGATAACGTTACTCACTGATCAAATAGACATCATACATCCTGAAAAGCATGTGATGAAGCCAATGACCCACATTGCACACTGCTTTCTTGAAAATGCATACCAAGGAGAGACTGACAGTCCAGGCATTATTAGAACTCAGATGTTGACTTTCAGTATACAACTTCAGCTGTCAATTACTTTAGCTACACCAAATTAAAAAAGAATTTCTGAAAAATAATGGGAGTGCAGTAATCCACAAAGATTTAATGTAATGGGAAAGAACAGTGCAGTTTCTAGGGTGGGCAGCAAATGTGAAGGGGTTTAGTTTGTTTGATTCTGTACGAAGTAGATGGGAAGGACTTTACTTATGTGACTCCAGAAATAGGAATGAAGTACGGGAATGTTTGTTATGTCTTTCTATCCACTAATATTTTATATTAAGGGCgagaatggaaacagcttaactCATTTCCTAAAGGTgtaaacaaattttaaaaagttaCTTCATTTGAGGGAATACTTCAATAGAAATTCAATTCTCTTTCAACCATGAATACCCTTCTAGAATCTTTATTCAGTTCTCTTTGATACAGTCAGCTGAATAACATAGCAAGTATATTCAGTAGATATCACAATACCACAGATATTTAAACACATTAAAAAATGAAATCTTCTTTATAACATTATTAGACCAGCTCATCATATCCCAAACTGCCCTGATCATAACTCAAATCCCCATCATAGATTAACTTATTGTTAAAGATGAAGTGATTTCATTAAGCCCCGAGATGGATACATGAACTTGCACAGCAAAATCCATCTATAAAAATATCTGGTAATGACAGAGGTGATGCAAGCGGATTTCAAAAGGACAATATGCGTCTGAGGAGATACACTTATTACAAAGAGCTGAAACTTTGTTCTCTGGAGAATGTTAAGAAGTGACTTCAGATAGCTCTTTGAAACTGAATGGCTTGACAGGAAAATGTGGAACTGTTGCTACTTCCAACAAACCCAGAGGCCAAAACAAATATGGGCAATAATAAGTCCAATAAAAATCAATCAGAAATAAAACATTTACTTATAGAACCATGGGAATATGGAACTTGCAAATAGGTGAGGTGAAAAATAACGATGTACAGCGTCCACTGTCATCCTCTCAATATCAGGAGAGAAGGGTATACAAAATATTAACATGACATTGTCAAATACTAACAAAAGATAAGCCATTAATTTACAGCTATTAAACTGTAAACTGTTTCAGCAACCAGAATCATCTTCTGGAATTCCTTTGCTGGTACTGTTTTAAGGCATCATGGCTAGAAGAAAATAATCTAATTAAGCTCTTTTTTGTAACTGTTACACAACTAACATTACAGCAGTGGTCCAAGACAAATAATGAGCGAGCTTCTGTATTAGCTTTTagaatttcaacatgttacttGGCTACAATGGACCATACCAAGAAAACAAAAGGAATGTAAATGAAGTACAAGTGTGCCTCACTAAGGAGAAAAAAATAAGCAGTCAGTGGTTGTTATTATCTTACCTTTCACGTGGTGAACCAAAGTTACAATGTGCTGAGCAAATATCTCTGAGGGACTACGTCGAGCCTGGGCCATCTGAATGTGCTGGAAGATGGAACGGAACTCTTGATCCTTTTTAGGTTTGTGAACAAGGTCACGACAAAGGCGTCGTTCATGGGTCAGGATGTTGGTAGAGCTAGAATGACGACACAAAGAGAAGGCGTTCATGAAAGGCACTCCTTTTGTCTCAGTGCATTCAACATAGTAAGTGCCTCATTCATTACATCAATCCAtactttttttgcacaattttgacCACTATTGTGCACCAGCATCTCAAAGATAAGTCAACAGGTTTGCTAATGTATAGCTGAACACAGATACTGATTGATAGCTACCATTTTCCGGTCAATGCCGATGGAGGTGTTGAGGTAGCACGGCAGGAAGAGAAACAATTCTAAGCTGGTGCCCACTTTGATATGTTGCCTTCAAACCCAAGAAAGAGCTGTTGCTTTCCACAAAGACCATGCATAAACTGCAGCAATTGTTCATGATCtagatatattaaaaaaactCAAGCATGAACAAGCAAACAATGGTTTATATGAACACATGTCAAGGAAGTGCTGACTCCTTGAATCAGGTATTAGAAAGATGGATGAGAGTCTGAATAAACAATATTTTTGCTAGCATATTAGGTTACACATTTAGTGGGGATCTATAGTGTATCAGATGGATGGCTAGTCCCATTGTGTAGAACCGATGTTATTTAAATTTTATGTCGATGACTAATTTCAATGACAAATTACACAAAGCTGAGCCAAGCCTTCTGTTATCTATTGATATTTGTGTGTGTCATCTCTAAACGAGAATTTTACCTCACAGAACCAAGTTAATGCTGTGTGGACATTTTCACTGGTGGGAAATTTAGATAGGTGAGAGTCCTGAGATAAAAGATTGGTCATTGGAGATGAGATGATTTTTCCTCTGAAGGTCATGAAATTCTGGAACTCTACACCCAGAAATGCAGCAGATACTGAATTCTTAGGTATATTCAAGATTGACAATAGGAGATTTTTTTGAGCAATCAAGAGGACTGGTATCAGGTGGCAAGGAAGAGTCGATGCCAGTgaccagatcagccacgatcttactGAAAGATAGTGCAGTCTTAAAGGACTGTATGACCTCCTCCAACTCCTATTTGAGTTCTTACAAACAGCTTCCTGACCCAACCAGGAGATCCAGATCCACCTCAAACTGCATTTTATGCTCAACAAACTGCTATTTGGTGGTGGTGGGTAGGGAAGAAACAGGGGAGAAAGCATTTAAATTACTATAGAATTAATTACAGAGACCTTAACACCACATATTCCCATGATGAAATAATTACGGAACACAAGCCAATTCTTACCCAATAACATCATCGCCAAACTGCAAGGAATCCATTTTCAGTGTCACCTCTGTAGGACGATGAGCTGTTTTGAGCACTGGCGGGCTCTCCTCCAGAGAAGTGACATCTTCCTGCTCTTTGGACTCAGAGCTCTTCCTTGGAGGAAGAGGACTATCTGCTCGGCCTGCCTTATATTTTGACGTTTTCACAGGTGATACCTCTCGGTATCTGTTCCCATCTGCTTTCTTTGTTTGAAAGCGGTCCTCTTTTTTAAATCTCTCGGGTATTGTTTCCTCATCCTCCACATTGTCCACCTCCCTAAACTTCTCCTTGGAGATGGCCATCTGCTTAAAGAAATTCACTTCTTCCCGTTTGCGTGGCCTATCattctcatcatcatcatcttcctcctcctcatcctcctcatcatACCTCTCCTGAGTTTTACTTGCGATTAATTTGCTCCTGTACTTGGGCTCATCCTCGTATCCGTATTCCTTTTGGTTCTTGGACGGGTATTCTTTTGCATGCTCCTCCACTGCCTCTTCATCATAACTAAATTTGTGACGAATATCAGATTTCGAAAGTTTGTCAAACTCCTCTGAAACTCCGCCCTTGAACCGCTTTGGGGATTGGCTGCTACGGTTGCCTTTCTCTGGAATATTTTTCACATGGAATTCCGTTTTCACCACACTGCAAGCAGAAAGCCTTTCGTAAGCACTGGCCTGGTCTCTTGCTTTCTTTTTCTAATTCTGTTCCCTCCTGCTCCTTTTCTCTTCTATTCATGCCATCCTGCATTAACCTTTTAGCATTCTATTCAGCTATAAACTATGGTTAAAGgcgaaaaagaaaacaaaagcttCTTTCTTAAACAGAAGACTTTATAACATGGGACCACCTCAAAGGCTGGAGCAAGAGCTCAGCTGGAGATTCAATTTAGGGATTTTCCAAAAAGATGTTTACGTGAAGTACTCACACTCAAAATGTGAGATATACAGGTTGAAAAGGATGAGGAATATTATGTGCAGATTAGATGATAACAACTTAGGGatttaaaaaaggaagaaagggtaagacaatggCTTGGGAGAAAGTTTCATGTTTGAGCTCAGCTAAAGAAATATGTTTTATCCTCAACTTAATAAGATTCAGCAATAGACCCAATGAGGATTTAAAGGAAGATATCCTGCCCAAGTTCTAGCTGAGTAATAATGCAAACAGATCAATAGTGCATGCTTTTCCTTTTGGTCGTTTTATCGTGTCACAATCCAGTAAGTAGGGAACAGTGCCTCGCTGGTCATAAAGAGCCCACAGACAGGCTTCCACAGAAAGAAATAGGAGGAAGCTGAGGAACAAAATCCACTGTAACACATAGCATTAGAGCAAGAACGTTTCAGCAAGTAGCCAACTTTGAAAACATTTTACCCAAATATACAGCAATAGATTACTGAAAGAGCATTTCAGAATCAGTTTGACCAAGAAGCTCAAAGGTTTGTATTAGACAGGGTCTCTATATAACAGCCGTTTGTGATCTACTCTAGTCTGTATGAAATACCCCCAAAATGTTTTTAAATGGATGTAGGGAAAGTACTCTGTATATGGGAGTGTGCCCTTTATCACACATTGCTACAGAAGGGCACATTTGCAGATGGCAAATAAGTTGGACCCACACTTAAACTGATGTTACCATCTCTAATGGTAGTGAGTTCCAACCACTCTGGAGAAGAAAAAACATTTCCCTCAAATTCTCTTTATAACTCCTTCCTGTCACCTTTATGCTCTCTTCTTTTTGATACCATGAGCAAGAGACTTAGACTAATTCCCTATCCATGCTTCTTATAATTTTTGATACTTCCAAAAGGGCATACAGGGCAGTTTGATTCATGCCAAGATAAACTAATGCAGGCTATCAAATCTCTATCCAGAACGAAAGTCTTCCAATCCAGGTAATATcccggtgaacctcctctgactcACTCTAATGCAACCACATCTCTCCTGTAGTATAGTGATCAGAATCAATTGGCCTGAttgtaaaattgcaacataatgtcccaactcttaTATTCCATACCTCAACCAAGCATGTCGCATGCCTCTTCACAACTAGTGATCTGGCTGTGTTGCCACTTCCACAGAACTGGGGACTTAAATCTCAAGGTCACTCTGTTCACCAACATTTACTGTACATTCAATCCCCGCTTTGCTTCCTAAAGTTTCACCCTCCATCCTTATTCTGCTGCAGCCTTAGACAATCTTTCTTGCTAGTCATAACCCCACcaactttcatgtcatctgcacgTGTGTTACGGAGCCACTTACAAAAATTTGCAATGTCATCCTTTATTTTTTGACCACCTTGCGTGCGAAGCTCAAATGCAAGCTGGTTCTATACGAGTAATAACTGCGTAAAGCTGGGTCCTGCTGAGAAAATGTGCCTCGAGTCCCAGACGGAGAGTGATAATGACCTTACACTAGCAGACAGACCttaatgcatttttttttaagtgagTCACATTTTATTCAAGGCCATTAAGCAAGTCTGATTCTGGaatgctctttacttcaccaacCATCAAATTCCATTACACACCCAAAGTTTTAAACACAAGGAGTACTGTATTCATGGAAGAGAAAAAGAACAGTCCGCATCTGAGCTTCTACCAGCCTTGCCAAGCAAGGTAGCTCACAAAGGATTAACACAATTAAAGTCCATATTATAATTGAAgagctcctcttgcaggatgatcTGACAGCCACTTGACCAACCATACCTTTTCAAATATTAAAGTATTAGCAAACCATTCTTCTGTGATCCACTGGTACACAGAACTGATGGGCTATAATGCTATTGCTAAATTTGATAACTAGTTCCTCCCGTGCCTGTGCCTAAGAAGATATTTCAACATATCAATGAATGGTAAAAATGACAGTCAGGAAGACTCACTGTTGTAAAATGCAATTTACTTTCTACTTATACCCAGTCTAGTATTTTCAAACATTTTCATATGTTGGCTAATTTAAAGATAATCAAGGGAAAAGATGAATCAAGAACTTAATACTGACCTTTTTGGAACATACCTCTTTAGATATGAAGGGATAGTTGGGGCCGGCTGTTCTGCAAATAAGCCAGTCATTCCTGATCTTGTTTCCTCTTTCTGTGCATTGCCCTGTGCAAGACTCGTCAGTGGTGGACTCCTCTGAGGAGGGCTGTGATTGCCCGAGGTTTGACGAGGCAGGCTACGAACTGAAGAACTGAGTGATGGCGGGCTCTGGTGAGACGTATTCGCCCTGGTTGGGCTGCGGCCCTGGGGGCTCATCTGTGAGGGGCTCCCGGGTGGCGAAGTATGGCGGGCCACGCTCGACTGCGGAGGGCTCTGCTGGCTTGGGCTGGAATGCAAAGGTGAACTGGTCTTCAGCACCACAGTAGAGCGTGGGGCAGGGCTAGGATGCTTGGGACTGGCATCATAGGCAGTCAGGCCTTTCCATGAATCGCCACGTTTGGGAGCCGGACCAGTGGCTGCCTCAGAGCTACCGTTCCCGGTCTGGCCATCCTCAGGGGAACGCTTCTGCTGCTCCTCAGACTCCTGGGCAGGCAGCTGGGAGGCAGCCGCCTCCTTCTGGGATGACTTATTTTTCTTGCTCCGCCGTTTAGGGGAGGCAGAGCGACTGCGGTGAGGAGAGGAGCGAGACCTGGATGAGGATGACCTGCGTGACCTGCTGGACGATGACTTATCAGTGTACCTGGAGCGGCTCCTGGACCTTGGCGACACGGACCTCCGCTTGGGTGACCGAGAGCGGGACCGGCCTCGCCGAGGGCTGTAAGTTGACCGGTAGTTGTGCCAGTTGGGCCGATAGTTACCGTAATGGTTGTAGTTTCCGTAGTTGCCGTAGCCACCACGGTTGTTCCAGTTGCCCCTGGGGTAGTAGCCTCGTCCTCGGCGCTGAATGAAGGGTCGCCTGTAACCTCGATGTGCTCGAAACTCCCGAGGCTGGTACTCGCGCTGATAATTCCTCTCCCGGTTATGAGTTGGAGAATACGACCTGGAACGAGACCTAGGGCTGCAAAAGCAAAAGCAGAAATGTACAGAAAATGTTAATGTATGGTGTGAATTAAATctgtttctttttaattttctgGTGGTTGATGCAACAGCTATTGaaaggcaggaagtacagaagccacCGGTTTCTACAGCTGCGAACGACAGATCAGCAAATAATCAAGTAACAGCTAGTTTTCTACAATCATCAAGTTCCTGAACTGATCTATGCAACCTATATCTCTTGCACTCacctgtttctttttttttgcagtaatgTGTTTTGGCTATTTTTATGTATAATTTAAACAATGATTTTATAAGGTCTGTTGTCTGTACCTATGGGCCTTTGTTATTGCTGTAATTTTTTCcactgtacctgtacctcaccataCTTGTGCACGTAACAATGAATCTGACTTGACCTGCACCTGTAGTATGATGATTTATCCCAAAGAGGCAACAGAACGCAGATGCTGGGATCCGTAGCAATAACAAACTGCTGAAAGGACTCAGTGAGGCATCATCATGGAGGCAGAGatggtcaatatttcaggtcaagaccctatTTTCCTGATATATGTTGACCATTCCTTTGCCTCCACTGATGGTGCCTGGCCCAAcatgttcctccagcagtttgccttTAGCTAATAATTCACCAAGATATTTCAGAGTACCAAAACTTTTCGCTCCGTGGAGAACATGCCACCAAAAGATTATTAAAAGAGTGGTTTAAAACAAAGGCATTCAGGGACAGAAATCTAGAAATTAGGCCCGGATATCTGAGGGTctgactgacagtggggggacATCGGAAAAGGAGCTCAGAGGAGGCTGAATTGAAGATTTACAGCATCCGAAGAAGGTAGATATAGAGGAGGCTGCAGACATAACTTGAAGATTTTGGTTTCCCCTCCCTTTCAGTAATAATAATTCAATTGTCTAGACACTCAGTGAAATATTCCAGTACTCATTTCCACTGATCATTCCCTTGTTTTTTCTGCCTTCACTTTAAGATTAAAGACTCCATGTGGGCAGGGTGTGAAATTACTGTAACACAAAGGGTGCATGGAAGTTCTTGGGTGCTCTTGTCAGCAAAATAGGGTAAATGGATATTCTCTCTGCCAGTGGGACACTTATGCAAACTGCTGCACTGCCTATGTATCAGTCTCCAGAAGGGGTCACTTGACAGCAATGTTGATGTTTCACGCCAGGGGTCAGGGAAATGAAGCTGAACTGAAGCAGCTCAGAGCTAGGCAGCAGGCAGAGGCAAAGGTCTGTCACCTGGAAATCTACGGGGCTGATGATGATTAATGCCAGACCTTTCAAATGATTCTCTCAAAATAAGAGGAACTAATCACACAATAGTCACCACACTATTGCTGGTACAGCACTGAACCACAATGTCACTAATCAGCctagatcacaagatcacaagacaaaggagcagaagtaggccattcggcccatcgagtctgctctgccgctcccccatgagctaaactattcacccatctagttccaatttccggctttttccccatatcccttgataccctgactaattagatacctgtcaatctcctcctcaaacaccctcaatgatcgggcctccacagccgtatgtggcaacgaattccacaaatccacgaccctctggctaaaaaaatttctcctcatttctgttttaactgggtaccctctaattctaagactatggcctcttgtcctggactcacccaccaagggaaacaacctttccacatctactctgtccaaccctttcaacattcgaaatgtttctatgagatcccctctcattcttctatactctaatgaatacagtccaagagccgacaaacgttcctcatatgttagcccctgcattccaggaatcatcctcgtaaatcttctctgaactctctccaacatcagtacatcctttctaagacagggggcccaaaactgctccaaaCAACACATCAGTTTTACTGAAATTTTGCAAAATATCATAGTCTTATTTCTAATAAGGCtccatagtactgtgcaaaattaatAAGTTACTAGGTTCTCAGATGAGATTCATACTCCATGTGAAAGAAGAATTGAAATGGCACTAATATTAGTTTATCAGCTGAGATCAGTACGGGGGAAGAGTGAGCAGGATAATTGGCAGCAGAAGATCAAAGCCACAGTCACTCTGACTGCAAAGTGGAGCCATGGATATTGTCGTACAACATCCATGTAACTGCAGGATTGTACTCAGTTCCACAGCATTTCAGATGCCACACCCTTCATGTCAACCAGACTGCTTCACCCCAGTTCAGCAAAATCAGTTTATCTGCCACAGAACTCCTTGTATGTTCATTTATCACCACCGGCAGAAATATGCATTGGTTCACCACAGAAGTTTGGCGTAACTGACATGGCGCAGTAAAGGCACCAGATCCTGACCAACAGTGCTGACTGCATGGAGTTTGccagtgggtttcctccagccgGCCTGTTTCACATTTCCTCCAAGTGCCAAAGACATGCAAAAGGCCTCTGCTAGTCAGCGCCTGTGTTGCCAAGCGACAACTCATGAGGGTATGGGGTTGGTGAGAGGGGGCGAGGGGGGCAGAATGCGCGAGGGGGCGAGGGTGTGCAGGGGAGCAAGCAGGTGCgcgggagagagagtatgagagagcgagcgagagaacgagagagcgagagagagagagatatgaaaTGTGAAGATAATAAAATGTGGGATTACTGTAAGATTAACGTAAATGGTGGCTGATGGCAGACATGGACAGTCGGCTGAAGTCTGTTGCCATGCCATCTCTCTCTGCAACTCCATGAACTATTCCAGACTTTAACATCATCTCCCTTCTCTTCCTCAACGATGAACCACAACTTCAGTAAAATGTTCTGGAGCACTTGACCTAAGCATCTCACTTTGCACAGCCTGTTTAAAAAGCACCATGTCAAACAATTTCAAGTCATTCTCCAGGAATCTATCCTGTCTTTTTCTACTCTACAACCATGAGGGACTGAGGAGCAGGTTACGTTCCTGAGGGCAGAGGGAGGAGCAGAGCTTGTCAGAATAGGGGCAGAAGTGGGGTGACTGGGCAACTGGGGCAAAGATGGTGAGTGTGTAAGGGGTGGTGAGCATGAAGTATTTTTTGTCATTATCAGAAATATCagtaagtgcaaaaaaaaaacataaaacatcCTCTATTTTGGAAGCCATAATGTAGGCTTTGCAATTGTTCTCTTATAACTAAATCTCaacagtgattttttttactgTAGTACTAACTCAGATTTGCTTCAAGAAACAATTGACTTATAAAT is from Mobula birostris isolate sMobBir1 chromosome 30, sMobBir1.hap1, whole genome shotgun sequence and encodes:
- the thrap3a gene encoding thyroid hormone receptor-associated protein 3 isoform X3, which produces MKSFAGPRSRSRSYSPTHNRERNYQREYQPREFRAHRGYRRPFIQRRGRGYYPRGNWNNRGGYGNYGNYNHYGNYRPNWHNYRSTYSPRRGRSRSRSPKRRSVSPRSRSRSRYTDKSSSSRSRRSSSSRSRSSPHRSRSASPKRRSKKNKSSQKEAAASQLPAQESEEQQKRSPEDGQTGNGSSEAATGPAPKRGDSWKGLTAYDASPKHPSPAPRSTVVLKTSSPLHSSPSQQSPPQSSVARHTSPPGSPSQMSPQGRSPTRANTSHQSPPSLSSSVRSLPRQTSGNHSPPQRSPPLTSLAQGNAQKEETRSGMTGLFAEQPAPTIPSYLKRYVPKSVVKTEFHVKNIPEKGNRSSQSPKRFKGGVSEEFDKLSKSDIRHKFSYDEEAVEEHAKEYPSKNQKEYGYEDEPKYRSKLIASKTQERYDEEDEEEEDDDDENDRPRKREEVNFFKQMAISKEKFREVDNVEDEETIPERFKKEDRFQTKKADGNRYREVSPVKTSKYKAGRADSPLPPRKSSESKEQEDVTSLEESPPVLKTAHRPTEVTLKMDSLQFGDDVIGSTNILTHERRLCRDLVHKPKKDQEFRSIFQHIQMAQARRSPSEIFAQHIVTLVHHVKEHYFKSAGVTLNERFTMYQRRTAEQEVPRQKSPEIHRRIDISPSALKKRMHLRDEIKNPKESSYKGEGKLRDELDDLRQDIEQRRKYKSKEGEHKKDSSKDSRDSSHSRERSKEKSGKVPKAYKESKKQRKRKKARARSSSSSSSSSSSSPSQEGKDEREEGVGREEPSAGFNKARLGTREFTGPSTRGRARGVFQFRIRGRGYGRGAFPGPSNSSNPGNPTFQKRPREEDWDPEYTPKSKKYYLHDDREGDGDNYWANKRGRGAFQRGRGRFLYKKSNTSPKWTHDKYQGSGQEGVEEEEEEEEEDGQVAGIATQEEKNLGAIEQ